In Chaetodon trifascialis isolate fChaTrf1 chromosome 23, fChaTrf1.hap1, whole genome shotgun sequence, the following proteins share a genomic window:
- the LOC139351250 gene encoding E3 ubiquitin-protein ligase TRIM39-like yields MASPSVLLSEVQFQCCICQDVFSEPVSIPCGHSFCFTCITSHWDDSLAISCPKCQAVFEGRPELCENSFAKEMSEQIRTRRQSGVMSKAGRFICCDVCVEKQSKALKSCLVCLTSYCESHLEPHLRVATLKIHKLIEPVAMLESRICKRHQRLLELFCRSDQSLVCVLCTETGHQSHDTVPVERESQEKKAEMKRMEADVQQMIHDRLQKVEEIKHSVDLSKENSKRGLVESLEVFSTLLRVIERSQAELVEAIQRKQAAAEQRAERLIRELQLEITELERKRSEMEQLSHTEDHLHLLQRFPTLSCPPYASVCSDITVHSDTCVGTVRRAVANIEEQLQSALKKLSIQEHEKMQQYAADVHLDPRTANPWLVLSKDGRQVWDGDVEQNLVDTPERFDTVPCVLATRGFTTGRHYWEVDVGDKTAWDLGVARVSASRKGTVTLSPEDGYWTICLRQVYEYRACAGQAQLLCLSQRPRVVGVFLDYEDGVVSFYDAEAKSHIYSFTCFQFTEAMFPFFNPDMSDKDSNKAPLIIRPVSGGGDLDGITI; encoded by the exons ATGGCCTCTCCCAGTGTTCTCCTGTCAGAGGTGCAGTTTCAGTGTTGCATCTGTCAGGATGTGTTCTCTGAGCCCGTCTCCATCCCCTGCGGTCACAGCTTCTGCTTCACCTGCATCACATCACACTGGGACGACAGCCTCGCCATCAGCTGTCCCAAATGTCAGGCTGTCTTTGAGGGCCGCCCTGAGCTTTGCGAAAACTCCTTCGCTAAGGAAATGTCAGAGCAGATCCGAACGAGAAGGCAGAGCGGTGTGATGTCAAAGGCAGGGAGATTTATATGTTGTGACGTATGCGTGGAAAAGCAATCAAAGGCCCTGAAGTCCTGCCTTGTGTGTCTGACCTCATATTGTGAGAGTCACCTCGAGCCCCACCTGAGAGTTGCCACCTTAAAGATCCACAAGCTGATTGAACCTGTGGCAATGCTGGAGAGCCGGATTTGTAAGAGGCACCAAAGGCTCCTGGAGCTGTTCTGCAGGAGCGACCAGAGCTTGGTTTGTGTGCTGTGCACCGAGACTGGCCACCAAAGCCATGACACTGTCCCCGTGGAGCGAGAGAGTCAGGAGAAGAAG GCTGAGATGAAAAGGATGGAGgctgatgttcagcagatgATCCACGACAGACTgcagaaggtggaggagatCAAACACTCTGTGGACCTCAGCAAA GAAAACTCAAAGAGGGGCTTGGTGGAAAGCTTGGAGGTCTTCTCCACTCTGCTTCGTGTcatcgagaggagtcaggcTGAGCTGGTGGAGGCGATCCAGAGgaagcaggcagcagcagagcagagggcgGAGAGGCtcatcagagagctgcagctggaaatcactgagctggagagaaaaaggagtGAGATGGAGCAGCTTTCTCACACTGAGGATCACCTCCATCTTCTGCAG AGGTTTCCAACTCTGAGTTGTCCTCCATATGCCAGTGTGTGCTCTGACATCACTGTCCATTCAGACACATGTGTGGGGACTGTAAGGAGAGCTGTGGCCAACATTGAAGAGCAGCTTCAGTCAGCTTTGAAGAAGCTTTCCATTCAAG AGCATGAGAAGATGCAGCAGTACGCAG ctgatgTCCATCTGGACCCCAGGACAGCCAACCCTTGGCTGGTTCTATCAAAGGATGGGAGACAGGTCTGGGATGGAGATGTTGAACAGAACCTGGTGGACACACCAGAGCGTTTTGACACAGTACCATGTGTCCTTGCTACCAGG GGTTTCACCACAGGGCGGCACTACTGGGAGGTAGACGTGGGAGACAAAACAGCGTGGGACTTAGGCGTGGCTCGAGTGTCAGCCAGCAGGAAGGGTACGGTCACACTGAGTCCAGAGGACGGTTATTGGACTATTTGTCTGAGGCAGGTCTATGAGTACCGGGCATGTGCGGGACAGGCgcagctgctgtgtctctctcagagGCCACGGGTCGTTGGGGTGTTCTTGGATTATGAGGACGGGGTGGTGTCCTTCTATGATGCAGAGGCCAAGTCACACATCTATTCCTTTACATGCTTCCAATTCACTGAAGCCATGTTTCCCTTTTTTAACCCAGATATGAGTGACAaggacagcaacaaagcacCACTTATCATCCGCCCTGTCAGTGGAGGCGGGGATTTAGATGGCATTACAATATGA
- the rpgrip1 gene encoding protein fantom, translating to MSPVVDETAGDLPVRDVGLMRGGLMPTVPDTLRDVKPWKKHHVMKTKDPQRLFRFPREHLEDLCLRLQEENSVLRQHTRTQEQRLRRMSTRLMRLRQARPGSSGVKERDMEDTVQELEARVAMLESQKGVLQNKLSLAKQHIMDLGGRTPYKLNKGKSMEVEGGVRRAAQTAPPRYGPMLEDTRTEMERLRSSVTDHVRISELELTAQALRDTLRDKEKEMEGTARESRKQQADRHRITIRENVDLIRLQKQLSEKSTALRVTQEKFNNLQEAYENQLEESQRSLRESQGALLVKVEELTEQLKQERQRALALEGQLNTSTLSLQALDKLQERISDLEGERDLIKENYDTLLENTLSVQSNHDGRVEKQRQVDQQQQVQGCSRDVQRLEERLQAEREERGRLELEKEKLRREREILEEQRERERELSVTMRDKREHLEREVLQYREQVSALQDRLDSVTKEFDMSVEELSETLLQIKAFRMQQESRVGMLFTGADGKVEDSPRELVNIQASHAETVLELEKTRNLLLLEHHISKDLQEELNTVKQKMEREREESRGRMAEKDKLLSKRALQINTLQAQLKELAYSPRNYKRTIPIQYTWPAADQEVEQPIEDDLSSSQLRAGESLLEIHLKAATFTPAGLRTMGSIRPGVDGGKDIMTFCTYSLLDFEVHSTPLVSGGQPSYSFTSRYALTARDLGRLGGQGSRIRVELHQALGGVRFVTHGSGQLSIMGAMERRGERISGCVNITGSQGEIVGVVDYWVRLFDPAGPADTVPERGAGRRTATQRTPVQISLGWQDAGHEELHDYGGGIPNELVVMLERCVGLNSRWPGLLPDAYLTYRFYDLPPHVSQTAQCTADPVFNDTTSYPLAVTSDVLHYLRSSSLWVYVFDDSDDQIPPAYLAKTPIPLRALATGREIRGDYVLRDPAGGPRGMVRVMMKWKYPFQPSVDTIPGRQDRVMESTEREERRIKEAEASQRPIAKPRVKTQLHEARETRAVQKETKAWPQPPAVKQKSSQNVQPELTTPQSTGRKRSSKRSPDPHQRTPHVMLEPQLTTPSHWLTRKSSEGTSSRQTSAAQSRRSSASNARTQGPPSVGQVSVDEEEEEEERSKTAAAADSDAVGSSSSSSSTQSDIIIIPPKRKMRKGDKLRVEILSLTFEPSSHVALDKSVQRVYVEYRLLGVPMETTETPMSLRKPREGEEIHYNFTRVIYVNGSQSAPLRQYLYTMLEGSDPNQGRLKFTVVSEPMDDDEECVDVGHAFLDLRELLLTGNDVTDQQIDIMSVDEDKEVIGHLKVSLEAAKALTGIYQEFHQESETKREGETDEEEEEEEEEEEEEEEEEQQEEKKKDPIQMRDYDDDDDNDNDFY from the exons ATGTCACCAGTGGTGGATGAGACGGCCGGGGATCTCCCAGTCAGAGATGTGGGACTGATGAGGGGGGGACTGATGCCAACTGTGCCAG acacTCTGCGTGATGTGAAGCCATGGAAGAAGCATCATGTCATGAAGACAAAAG ATCCTCAGCGCCTGTTTCGATTTCCCAGAGAGCACCTGGAGGACCTGTGTCTCAGACTGCAAGAGGAAAACAGCGTGCTTAGACAACACACACGTACTCAGGAGCAGAGGCTACGCAG GATGTCCACCAGACTGATGCGTCTTCGTCAGGCCCGTCCTGGCTCCAGCGGTGTGAAGGAGAGGGACATGGAGGACACCGTGCAGGAGCTGGAAGCCCGTGTGGCTATGCTGGAGAGCCAGAAAGGGGTGCTGCAGAACAAACTCAGCCTGGCCAAGCAGCACATCATGGACCTTGGGGGGCGCACGCCATACAAGTTAAACAAAG GTAAAAGTATGGAGGTGGAAGGTGGAGTCAGGAGGGCAGCACAGACTGCCCCGCCCCGCTATGGCCCTATGTTGGAAGACAccaggacagagatggagagact CAGGTCCAGTGTGACAGATCATGTGAGGATTTCGGAGCTGGAGCTGACTGCCCAGGCGctcagagacacactgagagacaaggagaaagagatggagggaactGCGCGAGAGAGCAGGAAGCAACAGGCTGACCGACACAG AATAACCATCAGAGAGAACGTGGATCTGATCCGCCTACAAAAGCAGCTTTCAGAGAAGAGCACTGCCCTGAGAGTCACCCAGGAGAAGTTCAACAACCTGCAGGAG GCATATGAGAATCAGCTGGAGGAG AGTCAGAGGTCGCTGAGGGAAAGCCAGGGAGCTCTGCTGGTGAAAGTGGAGGAGCTGactgagcagctgaagcaggaaagacagagagctcTGGCACTGGAGGGACAACTTAACACCTCTACCCTGTCTCTGCAGGCTCTGGACAAG CTACAGGAGAGGATATCAGacctggagggagagagggatcTGATAAAAGAAAACTATGACACTCTACTGGAGAA TACTTTGTCTGTGCAAAGCAACCACGATGGCCGGgtggaaaaacagagacaagtggaccagcagcagcaggttcaggGATGCAGCAGGGATGTCCAGAGActggaggagaggctgcaggcagagagggaagagagaggcaggctggagctggagaaggagaaactgagacgagagagggagatactcgaggagcagagggagcgAGAACGAG AGTTATCTGTGACGATGAGAGACAAACGAGAGCATCTGGAACGGGAGGTTCTCCAGTACAGAGAGCAGGTTTCTGCCCTGCAGGACAGACTGGACTCTGTTACCAAG gAGTTTGACATGAGTGTTGAGGAGCTCAGTGAAACTCTTTTGCAGATCAAG GCATTTCGGatgcagcaggagagcagggtGGGCATGTTGTTCactggggctgatgggaaggtGGAAGATTCGCCCAGAGAGCTGGTAAACATCCAGGCGTCACATGCTGAGACTGTGCTGGAATTAGAAAAAACCAGGAACCTGCTACTGCTGGAGCACCATATCAGTAAAgacctgcag GAAGAGTTGAACACAGTCAAacagaagatggagagagagagggaggagagcagggggaGGATGGCAGAGAAAGACAAGCTTTTATCAAAAAGAGCTCTTCAGATCAACACTTTACAAG CTCAGCTGAAAGAGTTAGCATACAGCCCCAGGAACTACAAACGGACCATACCAATACAGTACACCTGGCCAGCTGCAGACCAGGAGGTGGAACAGCCCATTGAAGATGATCTGTCTTCTTCTCAGCTGAGGGCTGGAGAGTCGCTGTTGGAGATCCACCTCAAG GCCGCCACCTTCACCCCAGCAGGACTTCGTACTATGGGCAGCATCCGACCAGGAGTGGACGGGGGCAAAGACATCATGACCTTCTGCACCTACAGCCTCTTGGACTTTGAGGTGCACTCCACTCCTCTGGTGTCAGGCGGCCAACCCAGCTACAGCTTCACGTCCCGCTATGCTCTCACAGCCCGAGATCTGGGCAGGCTTGGAGGACAGGGGTCAAGGATCAGAGTGGAGCTCCATCAGGCGTTAGGAGGGGTGAGGTTTGTGACACATGGAAGTGGGCAGCTGTCCATCATGGGTGCCATGGAAAGGAGAGGGGAGCGCATCAGTGGATGTGTCAATATCACGG GCTCCCAGGGTGAAATTGTCGGTGTTGTGGATTACTGGGTGCGCCTGTTTGATCCAGCAGGGCCTGCAGACACTGTGCCAGAGAGGGGAGCTGGCAGGAGGACAGCCACACAGAGGACTCCTGTGCAGATCTCTCTTGGCTGGCAAGATGCTGGTCATGAG GAGTTACATGACTATGGTGGGGGGATCCCCAATGAGCTGGTGGTTATGCTGGAACGTTGTGTGGGTCTTAATTCTCGTTGGCCGGGACTTCTTCCTGACGCCTACCTGACATACAGGTTCTATGACCTGCCGCCTCACGTCTCTCAAACAGCCCAGTGCACCGCTGACCCGGTGTTCAATGACACCACCAGCTACCCACTAGCAGTAACAAGTGACGTGTTGCACTACCTGAG GTCCAGCAGTTTGTGGGTGTATGTATTTGATGACAGTGATGACCAGATACCACCAGCCTATCTGGCCAAGACCCCCATCCCACTGCGAGCCCTGGCCACAGGCAGGGAGATCagag GTGACTATGTTCTGAGGGATCCAGCTGGTGGACCTCGGGGAATGGTCAGGGTCATGATGAAATGGAAGTACCCCTTCCAGCCATCGGTGGACACCATACCGGGAAGACAGGACAGAGTAATGGAAAGCactgagagggaagagaggaggataAAGGAGGCTGAAGCATCACAGAGGCCCATAGCCAAGCCCAGAGTGAAG ACGCAGCTACATGAGGCAAGAGAAACCAGAGCAGTGCAGAAAGAGACTAAAGCTTGG CCTCAGCCTCCAGCCGTCAAACAGAAAAGCTCACAGAACGTACAACCAGAGCTGACCACACCCCAGTCCACAGGCAGGAAGAGATCCAGCAAGAGGTCACCTGACCCTCACCAGCGCACACCCCACGTGATGCTTGAGCCACAACTGACCACGCCCTCTCATTGGCTAACAAGGAA GTCTTCAGAGGGAACGTCTTCCAGACAAACATCCGCTGCACAGTCAAGGAGAAGCTCCGCCAGCAATGCCAGGACTCAG gGCCCTCCCTCCGTGGGTCAGGTGTCagtggatgaagaggaggaggaagaggagaggagcaaga ctgctgcagcagcagacagtgacGCTGTGGGGTCTTCAAGTTCCTCAAGTTCCACACAAAGTGACATTATCATCATCCCACCCAAACGGAAAATGAGAAAG GGAGACAAGCTAAGAGTGGAGATTCTGTCCCTGACGTTTGAACCGTCCTCTCACGTGGCGTTGGACAAGTCAGTGCAGCGTGTTTATGTGGAGTATCGGCTGCTGGGCGTCCCGATGGAGACAACAGAAACACCCATGTCCCTCCGCAAACccagagagggggaagagatTCACTACAACTTCACACGAG TGATTTATGTGAACGGCTCACAGTCAGCACCACTCAGACAGTATCTTTACACCATGTTGGAGGGCAGTGACCCCAACCAGGGCAG GTTAAAGTTCACAGTCGTCAGTGAGCCGATGGACGATGACGAGGAGTGCGTGGACGTCGGGCATGCTTTCCTGGACCTACGGGAACTGCTcctgacaggaaatgatgtcacaGATCAACAAATTGACa TTATGAGTGTGGATGAAGACAAGGAGGTGATTGGTCATCTGAAAGTGTCTCTGGAAGCAGCAAAAGCTCTAACTGGGATATACCAGGAGTTTCACCAGGAAAGTGAGACCAAGAGGGAAGGTGagacagatgaagaagaggaagaagaagaggaggaggaggaggaggaggaagaggaggagcaacaggaggagaagaaaaaagatccAATACAAATGAgagattatgatgatgatgatgacaatgacaatgacttCTACTGA
- the fam113 gene encoding PC-esterase domain-containing protein 1A, which yields MLGFVHEQKEAMKCVSHQQASQLLHNKFIVVLGDSIQRSVYKDLVLLLQKEKYLTSKQLKTKGEMSFEQDCLVEGGCLNTLHNGTEYREVRQFQSAHHLVRFYFVTRIYSLYMQSILEDFRRGLKPDVVIVNSCVWDISRYLCNWTDNYKDNLQKFFVELRGILPEETLVIWNLTMPLGEKIKGGFLVPEIEHKAPQLRHDVLEANFYSGTLADSHGMDVLDLHFQFRFSLQHRTMDGVHWNALAHRRITSLLLQHSAQAWGVIMPSPLMVDDRTEVTDEQPSSKKAPKPAERRRSKRNYYGYRRESCGSFPPFGFQNYPQPDHPMAAGAYRHAFLPLLHLPTHRYQHRPVRNGFDHRPPHHFQPYHDHHHSHVMRSRDTRHYYAPYTPHRPRHYAHCDRY from the exons ATGCTCGGCTTTGTTCACGAACAGAAGGAGGCGATGAAGTGTGTGAGCCACCAGCAGGCCAGCCAGCTTCTCCACAACAAGTTCATTGTGGTGCTGGGAGACTCCA TTCAGCGGTCTGTGTACAAGGACCTTGTTCTGCTGTTGCAGAAGGAGAAATATCTCACTTCAAAACAGCTCAAGACCAAG GGTGAGATGAGCTTTGAACAGGACTGCCTGGTGGAAGGGGGCTGTCTAAACACACTGCACAACGGAACGGAGTACCGGGAGGTTCGACAGTTCCAGTCTGCCCACCACCTGGTTCGCTTCTACTTTGTGACGCGCATCTACTCTCTCTACATGCAGAGCATCCTGGAAGACTTCCGTCGGGGCCTGAAACCAGATGTAGTCATTGTCAACTCCTGCGTTTGGGATATTTCGAG ATACCTTTGCAATTGGACTGATAACTACAAGGATAACCTACAGAAGTTCTTTGTTGAGCTGAGGGGGATTCTGCCTGAGGAGACCCTGGTCATATGGAACCTCACCATGCCCTTAGGAGAGAAGATCAAAGGAGGCTTCCTGGTGCCTGAG ATTGAGCACAAGGCTCCTCAGCTGCGTCATGATGTGCTTGAAGCCAACTTTTACAGCGGGACTCTGGCTGACTCTCATGGGATGGATGTGTTGGACCTCCACTTCCAGTTCCGCTTCTCCCTGCAGCACCGTACCATGGATGGAGTCCACTGGAACGCCCTCGCTCACCGGAGGATAACTTCACTGCTGTTACAGCACAGTGCACAGGCCTGGGGTGTCATCATGCCCTCTCCATTGATGGTTGATG ATCGTACTGAGGTTACTGATGAGCAGCCATCTTCTAAAAAAGCTCCCAAACCTGCAG AGCGCCGCCGCTCAAAGCGAAATTACTATGGCTACAGGAGAGAGTCCTGCGGCAGTTTCCCCCCCTTTGGCTTCCAGAACTACCCACAGCCCGATCACCCCATGGCTGCAGGAGCTTACAGACACGCCTTCTTACCACTGCTTCACCTGCCAACCCACAGATATCAACACAGACCGGTTAGAAATG GTTTCGACCACAGGCCTCCCCACCACTTTCAGCCGTACCACGATCACCATCATAGCCATGTGATGAGGAGCCGTGACACCAGACACTACTATGCTCCGTACACCCCCCACAGACCCCGTCACTATGCCCATTGTGACCGCTACTAA